The Campylobacter concisus sequence GAGGCAACTGCGGTTGAGGCTGAAATTTTAAAGATTATAGAGGATATTAAAAGCAAACCTATCGACAAAAACGATGTTTTGCGAGTTAAAAATTTAATCAAAAGCGACTTTATCTATTCGTTTGAAAGTGCAAGTAAGGTTGCAAATTTATACGGCTCGTATATTGCTAGAGGCGACATAAAGCCTCTTTATGAGCTTGAAAAAAATATCGATAAGATAGATGCCAAGCTTTTAAAAGAGATAGCAAATAGATATTTTAATGAAAAAACCAGCACAACAATAATATTAAAAAAGGAATAAACGTGGAAAATTCGCTTCAAGGTGCGATGACCGCACTCATTACGCCATTTAAAAATCAAAAAGTAGATGAAGTCAGTTTTGAAAAGCTAATAAAAAGACAGATAAAACACGGCATAGATGTCGTTGTGCCAGTTGGAACTACTGGTGAGAGTGCAACACTAACGCATGATGAGCATAGAATTTGTATCGAAATAGCCGTAGATGCATGTAAAGGTACAAACGTAAAAGTACTAGCTGGCGCTGGCAGTAACGCGACTCACGAGGCTATTGGTATCGCTAAATTTGCTCAAGCTCATGGTGCTGATGGTATCCTTTCAGTTGCGCCTTACTACAACAAACCAACCCAAGAAGGACTTTACGAGCACTACAAAGCTATCGCAAATAGCATTGAAATCCCTGTGCTTCTTTACAATGTCCCTGGCAGAGTTGGAGTGGATATCTTGCCAGCGACCGTTTTTAGGCTTTTTAAAGAGTGCAAAAATATCTATGGCATTAAAGAGGCTACAGGTAGCATAGATAGATGCGTCGATTTGCTAGCTCACGAGCCAAATTTAGTAGTCATTAGCGGCGAAGATGCGATCAACTATCCTATCATATCAAATGGCGGCAAAGGTGTTATCTCAGTTACAGCAAATCTCTTGCCAGATCAAATTTCAGAGCTTACGCACTTTGCGATGAACGAAGAGTACAAAAAAGCAAAACTAATAAACGATAATCTATACACGATAAATAAAACACTCTTTTGCGAAAGCAATCCGATACCGATCAAAGCAGCGATGTATCTAGCTGGACTAATCGACTCTTTGGAGTACCGCTTGCCACTTTGCAAACCAAGTAAAGAAAATTTTAAAAAGATAGAAGAAGTAATAAAAAATTACGAAATAAAGGGTTTTTAATGAAGGACACACTAAACGAATTTAAAGGTAAAACGCTAGTTATCAGCGGTGGAACTAGAGGCATTGGTAGAGCCATAGTTGAAGAATTTGCAAAAGCTGGCGTAAACATAGCATTTACCTACAACTCAAACGAAGAACTTGCAAATGAGCAAGCAAGAGAGCTTGAGGCTACTTACAAGATAAAAGCCAGAGCATATGCACTAAATATCCTCGAGCCAGAGACTTATAAAGAGCTATTTTTAAAGATAGACGAAGACTTTGATAGGGTTGATTTTTTTATCTCAAACGCGATCATTTCAGGTCGTGCAGTAGCTGGTGGATACACTAAATTTATGAAACTAAAACCAAGAGGCATAAACAATATCTTTACAGCAACCGTAAATGCCTTTGTTGTAGGCACTCAAGAGGCTGCAAAACGTATGGAAAAAGTGGGTGGTGGTAGCATCATCAGCCTATCATCGACTGGAAATTTAGTATATATCGAAAACTACGCAGGTCACGGCACAGCAAAAGCAGCCGTTGAAGCCATGGCAAGATACGCTGCTACAGAGCTTGGTGAGAAAAACATCCGCGTAAACGTCGTAAGTGGTGGTCCTATCGAGACAGACGCGCTAAGAGCCTTTACCAACTACGAAGAAGTACGCGATATGACAGCAAAGCTTAGCCCGCTAAACCGCATGGGACAGCCGACTGACCTAGCCGGAGCATGTCTATTTTTGTGTTCACCAAAAGCTAGCTGGGTGACAGGACATACATTTATAATAGATGGCGGCACGACTTTCAAATGAGAGTGAAATTTCTAAGCATAAAGGCATATTTGTGAGTTTAAATTTACCAAACGCATTGGCATTTTTTAGGATACTACTGGCTCCGCTTATGTTTTTTATGCTTGTAAATGCGCCAGGAATTTTTACACAAATTCACATAAGCTGGATAAACTACTTCGCAGCTCTTATTTTTGTGATCGCCTCGGTGACTGACTTTTTTGACGGCTACATCGCCAGAAGCTGGGATCAAAAGACCAAACTTGGCGCGATCCTTGACCCACTAGCTGATAAGATGCTGATCTTGGCTGCATTTTTAGGCCTTATGATGCTTGGTAGAGCGAGCGCTTGGGCTGTTTATCTCATCTTGGTGAGGGAATTTTTTATAACTGGCTTTCGTGTCGTGATGGCAAGTGATGGTGTCGAGATCGCTGCATCAATGGCTGGCAAGGTAAAGACCGTTTCACAGATGTTTGCGGTTGGTTTTTTACTGATGAGCTGGCCTGGTGGCGAACTTTTGCTCTGGATAGCTGTCGCACTTACACTTTATTCTGGATTTGAGTATATCTTTGCCTATGTAAAGGCGATGAAAAAGAGTTAAAATTTCTTTCGTTCGTAAGACCCAAAGTTTTTACTTGTAAATTCTTATATAAAATAATCAAATCTTCATTTTCAAAATAAGTAAAATCAAGTTAAAAATTTCTCCTAGCTAAGAGAAATTTTTAGCTAAACGCCGTTTGAGAGTAAATTTATAAATTTTGGCTAAAATCTCATCAATTTTTCAAAAAAGGTAAGTTTTGAAAGGTATTCTCTTCACGTTAGCCCTACTTTGTCTTGGGTTTTATGCGTATTCGTTTTATTTTTTAGTGACCGTTTTAGCCATTAAATTTCTCATATTTTTCCACGAGCTTGGCCACTTTTTGGTGGCAAGAATGCTTGGCGTAAAGGTAAATACCTTTAGCATCGGCTTTGGGGAGAAAATTTATACCAAAAATGTTGGCGGCACCGACTACTGCCTAAGTGCGATCCCACTTGGTGGATACGTGCAGCTAAAAGGGCAAGACGACACCGACCCAAAGGCAAAAAACTACGACGCTGACAGCTACAACGTGCTAAGTCCGATAAAGCGAATTTACATCCTCTTTGCAGGACCTTTTTTTAACTTTATCTTGGCGTTTTTTATATACATTTTGCTTGGATTTATCGGAGTTGAAAGACTTGCACCAAGTATCGGCCACATAGCTGAAGGCTCGGCAGCTGCGAGCGCTGGACTAGCTAAAAATGATAAAATTTTAGCAATAAATGGCGTAAAGATAAACGAGTGGGATGAGATCAGTAAAAATGTAAAGCTTGAGCCAAGCACCATTTTGATAGATCGCAACGGCTCGCAAATGACTATAAATTTAACACCAAAGATAGGCGAGACGATAAATCTATTTAATGAAAAGGTGCAACGCCCATTGATCGGGATCTCTCCAAATGGAGAAGTGATAAAAATTTACCACACTGGTCTTGCGGGCATAGATTTTGCCTTTAGTGAGACGATCGAGGCATCAAAACTAATCTTTAAAAGCTTTACCAAACTAGTAAGCGGAGCTGTGCCGCTAAAAGAGGTCGGTGGTATCGTACAGATCGCTGATGTAACTTCAAAAGCCGCAAAAATAAGCCTTGGCGTACTTTTGACGATCGTCGCTTTAATCTCAGTAAATTTAGGTGTTTTAAATTTATTCCCAATCCCTGCACTTGATGGTGGGCACATACTTTTTAACTTATATGAGCTAATTTTTAGACGTGAGGTAAATGAGCGAGTACTCACAACGCTTACCTACTGCGGCTGGGTGCTACTGCTTGGTATAATGGTACTTGCGACCTTTAATGACATTATTAGATTAAGCGGAGGTTTATGATGATAGTTTTAAAAGAGCTATTAGAAAAGATAGAAAATTTAAGCAAAGATGTGACGCTCATTGCCGTTAGCAAAAACGTCACAAGTGCTGAAGTAAGAGAGCTTTATGCGCAAGGGCAAAGAAATTTTGGCGAAAATAGAGTCCAAGAGCTAGCCAAAAAAGAGCTAGAACTGCAAAATTTTACTGATATAAAATGGCATATGATCGGCCGATTGCAAAATAACAAAATCAATCAAATGATAAGCCTAAAACCAGTGCTTTGGCAAAGCTGCGATAGCTTTGAAAGGGCCCTGGAGGTCGATAAAAGACTCGACTACAAGCTCGATACCTTGCTTCAAATAAACTCGGCTGATGAAGATACAAAGCAAGGTGTGAGCGTCGCAAATGCGGCAGAAATTTATGAGCGCATCCAAAGCGAGTGTAAAAATATAAATTTAAAAGGTGTGATGAGTATCGGAGCGCATGTGGATGAGCCAAAAGAGATTCAAAAGAGCTTTGAGCTAACTTATAAAATTTTTGATAGCCTAAAGCCAAAAGGTGCAGCTATATGCTCGATGGGTATGAGTAGCGACTTCGAGCTAGCGATAAAATGTGGCTCAAATATGATTCGCCTTGGGACAATGCTTTATCTATAAATTTATCGCTTTTGCACGCCCCTACCACTAACGAAATAGATTACTGCTGGGGCTATGTAAATTTCTATCCAAAGAGACTTGAGAAAAAATTAAATTTAATGTTTAGCATCAGCCAAAACTAGAGCAAAAAGTACTTTTACACCAGCTTTTTCTAGAGTATTTTTAGCCTCAAGTATCGTTGTACCAGTGGTTACGATATCGTCTACTAAAATAACTGGCGCAGTGATCTTTTTTAGGATTTTAAAATTTCTTGGGTTATTTTGCCTAAATTGCAAATCCCTACCACTATAACTGGTCTTGCTGGTTGCATGCAGTGCGTGAAATATGGGCTTTAGATTTTTAGCCCTTAGTGCATTTGCCAAAATAGCCGTGTGCGAGTAGCCATGATGCACTCTATCATCTATCGGCAAAGCATAGACTTGCTCCGGAAAGCTAAAACTTTTAGCAAATTTCTTAAATGCAAATTTAGCTAAGTTTTTATATATAAAATATCCGTGCATTTGGTGCTTGGAGTGGATGAGTTCTTTTATTTCAGAGTAGCCGTAAAAGCTATAAATTTTAAAGCCCTCTAGTTCTCTTACTATCGGGCTTGGCTCGCTTAAAATTTGTGAGCAAATTTTACAAAATGTATTTAGCGTAAAGCTCTTGCAAAACGCACAAAACATTAGCTATTTAAAATAGCAATTGCTGTGCGTTTGATGGCATCATTTATGATCTCAGTTAAAAATGACTTAAATGCTCCACCTGTGGGAATTAACTCAAATTTGGTTTGATTATTTGAAATATTTTTAACGATACTTTGATCGCCTTTTTGGATCTTAAGTGTAATCTTAATATTACCTTTTGTATTATCGGTGCCGTATCCACTCATATTTGCTTCAAACTCGTTGATAAAAATTTCAACCACGACTCCACCCATGCCATTTACATTTGCGCCACGTGCCATAAGCTCTTTTTTAAGAGAATCGCTAAAATAAGTAGCAAGATCGTTTTGAAGCACGACATATTCTTTTACTGTGCCTTTACTATCAGTGATCGTAGCAATGGTACTTTTGTTTTTTCGGTTGTCATGCACCGCGCTTATATAGGCTTCAAAGCCGCTATTTTGTTGGCTTGAAGCAGCCTTATATAGATCAAATGCGACAACACTTTGACTTGGCG is a genomic window containing:
- a CDS encoding enoyl-ACP reductase encodes the protein MKDTLNEFKGKTLVISGGTRGIGRAIVEEFAKAGVNIAFTYNSNEELANEQARELEATYKIKARAYALNILEPETYKELFLKIDEDFDRVDFFISNAIISGRAVAGGYTKFMKLKPRGINNIFTATVNAFVVGTQEAAKRMEKVGGGSIISLSSTGNLVYIENYAGHGTAKAAVEAMARYAATELGEKNIRVNVVSGGPIETDALRAFTNYEEVRDMTAKLSPLNRMGQPTDLAGACLFLCSPKASWVTGHTFIIDGGTTFK
- the dapA gene encoding 4-hydroxy-tetrahydrodipicolinate synthase, which codes for MTALITPFKNQKVDEVSFEKLIKRQIKHGIDVVVPVGTTGESATLTHDEHRICIEIAVDACKGTNVKVLAGAGSNATHEAIGIAKFAQAHGADGILSVAPYYNKPTQEGLYEHYKAIANSIEIPVLLYNVPGRVGVDILPATVFRLFKECKNIYGIKEATGSIDRCVDLLAHEPNLVVISGEDAINYPIISNGGKGVISVTANLLPDQISELTHFAMNEEYKKAKLINDNLYTINKTLFCESNPIPIKAAMYLAGLIDSLEYRLPLCKPSKENFKKIEEVIKNYEIKGF
- a CDS encoding phosphoribosyltransferase family protein, whose amino-acid sequence is MFCAFCKSFTLNTFCKICSQILSEPSPIVRELEGFKIYSFYGYSEIKELIHSKHQMHGYFIYKNLAKFAFKKFAKSFSFPEQVYALPIDDRVHHGYSHTAILANALRAKNLKPIFHALHATSKTSYSGRDLQFRQNNPRNFKILKKITAPVILVDDIVTTGTTILEAKNTLEKAGVKVLFALVLADAKH
- a CDS encoding YggS family pyridoxal phosphate-dependent enzyme; the protein is MMIVLKELLEKIENLSKDVTLIAVSKNVTSAEVRELYAQGQRNFGENRVQELAKKELELQNFTDIKWHMIGRLQNNKINQMISLKPVLWQSCDSFERALEVDKRLDYKLDTLLQINSADEDTKQGVSVANAAEIYERIQSECKNINLKGVMSIGAHVDEPKEIQKSFELTYKIFDSLKPKGAAICSMGMSSDFELAIKCGSNMIRLGTMLYL
- the pgsA gene encoding CDP-diacylglycerol--glycerol-3-phosphate 3-phosphatidyltransferase; the encoded protein is MSLNLPNALAFFRILLAPLMFFMLVNAPGIFTQIHISWINYFAALIFVIASVTDFFDGYIARSWDQKTKLGAILDPLADKMLILAAFLGLMMLGRASAWAVYLILVREFFITGFRVVMASDGVEIAASMAGKVKTVSQMFAVGFLLMSWPGGELLLWIAVALTLYSGFEYIFAYVKAMKKS
- the rseP gene encoding RIP metalloprotease RseP, producing MKGILFTLALLCLGFYAYSFYFLVTVLAIKFLIFFHELGHFLVARMLGVKVNTFSIGFGEKIYTKNVGGTDYCLSAIPLGGYVQLKGQDDTDPKAKNYDADSYNVLSPIKRIYILFAGPFFNFILAFFIYILLGFIGVERLAPSIGHIAEGSAAASAGLAKNDKILAINGVKINEWDEISKNVKLEPSTILIDRNGSQMTINLTPKIGETINLFNEKVQRPLIGISPNGEVIKIYHTGLAGIDFAFSETIEASKLIFKSFTKLVSGAVPLKEVGGIVQIADVTSKAAKISLGVLLTIVALISVNLGVLNLFPIPALDGGHILFNLYELIFRREVNERVLTTLTYCGWVLLLGIMVLATFNDIIRLSGGL
- a CDS encoding YajG family lipoprotein, producing the protein MNKFKFLAIFGLFVLFLTGCAPSQSVVAFDLYKAASSQQNSGFEAYISAVHDNRKNKSTIATITDSKGTVKEYVVLQNDLATYFSDSLKKELMARGANVNGMGGVVVEIFINEFEANMSGYGTDNTKGNIKITLKIQKGDQSIVKNISNNQTKFELIPTGGAFKSFLTEIINDAIKRTAIAILNS